In Halovulum dunhuangense, one genomic interval encodes:
- the mutL gene encoding DNA mismatch repair endonuclease MutL, translated as MNAGGPKISIFSDPPSPRRRIRQLDDAAANRIAAGEVVERPASAIKELVENALDAGAGRIEIAYADGGRTLMQVSDDGHGIPADELELALSRHATSKIDGSDLLDIRSFGFRGEALPSLGAVGRLTIASRAAGAAEAAEITVTCGRMDPVRPAALRAGTVVTLRDLFRATPARLKFLRTDRAEAQAIGETVRRLALAAPGVGFALIDRSDDAPREMFRADPVQAEGEEALRQRARQVMGRDFVENAIAIDAEREGIRLTGLAALPTYSRGAAVAQHFFVNARPVRDKQLLGALRAAYADFLSRDRHPAAVLFLSCDPQAVDVNVHPAKAEVRFRDPGVVRGLIVSGLRHALAGAGHRASTTVSDAALGAFRGAGVAAPIYQMDRAARPALDLSRAWQAPDPAPQGFAESAAWTSARVETPAPDAQAEDATTLPLGAARAQLHETYILSQTATGVVLVDAHAAHERLVYEGLKARLRENAVPRQALLIPEIVELAADDCARLLAVADELAGAGLVIEAFGPGAICVRETPAILGTVAAEPLLRDVADELADLGATTTLGARMDAVLSRMACHGSVRSGRRMSAEEMNALLREMEATPHSGQCNHGRPTWVALSLADLERLFGRR; from the coding sequence ATGAACGCAGGCGGCCCCAAGATAAGCATTTTCTCTGATCCGCCGTCCCCGCGACGGCGGATCCGTCAGCTGGACGACGCCGCGGCCAACCGCATCGCCGCGGGCGAGGTGGTCGAGCGCCCGGCATCGGCCATAAAGGAGCTGGTGGAAAACGCGCTCGACGCCGGGGCCGGCCGCATCGAGATCGCCTATGCCGATGGCGGGCGCACGCTGATGCAGGTCAGCGATGACGGGCACGGCATCCCGGCGGACGAGCTGGAGCTGGCGCTGTCGCGGCACGCCACGTCCAAGATCGACGGCAGCGACCTGCTGGATATCCGCAGTTTCGGCTTTCGCGGCGAGGCGCTGCCCTCGCTCGGTGCGGTCGGGCGGCTGACCATTGCAAGCCGCGCGGCGGGGGCGGCAGAGGCGGCGGAGATCACCGTGACCTGTGGCCGGATGGACCCTGTGCGCCCCGCCGCGCTGCGCGCCGGCACGGTGGTTACCCTGCGCGATCTGTTCCGCGCGACGCCCGCGCGGCTGAAGTTCCTGCGCACCGACCGGGCCGAGGCGCAGGCCATCGGCGAGACCGTGCGCCGGCTGGCGCTGGCGGCCCCCGGCGTGGGCTTTGCCCTGATCGACCGCAGCGACGACGCCCCGCGCGAGATGTTTCGCGCCGATCCGGTGCAGGCCGAGGGCGAGGAGGCCCTGCGCCAGCGCGCGCGGCAGGTCATGGGACGCGATTTCGTCGAGAACGCCATCGCCATCGACGCAGAGCGCGAGGGCATCCGCCTGACCGGGCTCGCGGCGCTTCCCACCTATTCGCGGGGCGCCGCCGTGGCGCAGCATTTCTTCGTCAATGCGCGGCCGGTCCGCGACAAGCAGCTGCTGGGGGCGCTGCGGGCGGCTTATGCCGATTTCCTGAGCCGCGACCGTCATCCGGCGGCGGTGCTGTTCCTGTCCTGCGATCCGCAGGCGGTGGACGTGAACGTCCACCCCGCCAAGGCCGAGGTGCGGTTTCGCGATCCCGGCGTGGTGCGCGGGCTGATCGTCTCGGGCCTGCGGCACGCGCTGGCGGGCGCCGGGCACCGTGCCTCGACGACCGTCTCGGATGCTGCGCTGGGGGCGTTCCGGGGGGCGGGCGTTGCAGCGCCCATCTACCAGATGGACCGTGCCGCGCGCCCCGCGCTGGACCTGTCCCGTGCCTGGCAGGCGCCCGATCCCGCGCCGCAGGGCTTTGCTGAATCCGCGGCCTGGACATCGGCCCGGGTCGAGACGCCGGCGCCCGATGCCCAGGCAGAGGATGCCACGACCCTGCCGCTCGGCGCCGCGCGGGCGCAGTTGCACGAGACCTATATCCTGTCGCAGACCGCGACGGGCGTCGTGCTTGTCGATGCCCATGCCGCCCATGAGCGGCTGGTCTATGAAGGGCTCAAGGCGCGGCTGCGGGAGAATGCCGTGCCCCGGCAGGCGCTGCTGATCCCGGAAATCGTGGAGCTTGCCGCCGACGACTGTGCCCGCCTGCTGGCGGTCGCGGACGAACTGGCCGGGGCGGGGCTGGTGATCGAGGCGTTCGGACCCGGTGCGATCTGCGTGCGCGAGACGCCGGCGATCCTGGGCACGGTGGCGGCCGAGCCCCTGCTGCGCGACGTGGCGGACGAGCTGGCCGATCTGGGGGCCACCACGACGCTGGGTGCGCGGATGGATGCGGTGCTGTCGCGGATGGCCTGTCACGGCTCGGTCCGGTCGGGGCGCCGGATGAGCGCCGAAGAGATGAACGCGCTTCTTCGCGAGATGGAGGCGACGCCCCATTCCGGCCAGTGCAATCATGGCCGTCCGACCTGGGTCGCGCTGTCGCTGGCCGATCTCGAACGCCTGTTCGGGCGCCGCTGA
- a CDS encoding transcription antitermination factor NusB: MSAAPGLAARRAAAQLLAGVLDRRQTLAELSASADGPLAAPKPEERARASVIALGVLRQLERLDAVLSPMLRKPPPPPVHHALRIAAWEVLVDGVADYAAVDGAVRLVQGLHKHRHLTGLTNAVARRLAREGAEAWAALPPPSRPVGWLGPRIVKAWGREAAAAIAEAHLGQPPLDLTPRTPAEAAALAETLGAELLPTGSLRLRMPGQVSALPGYAEGAWWVQDAAAALPVRLLGDVRGLRIVDLCAAPGGKTMQLAAAGAEVEAVDLSAPRMERVRENLGRTRLPAQVVVADALDWAPDAPVDVVVLDAPCSATGTLRRHPDLPHARPDPDIRPLLELQARLIDRALGWLKPGGRLLYCTCSLLPEEGERQIEHARDRHPGLRVAGAVPPEGLEPGWITDAGHLRLRPDYWSGRGGMDGFFATVLSRD, from the coding sequence GAGCGCCGCCCCGGGACTTGCCGCGCGCCGAGCGGCGGCGCAGCTTCTGGCAGGCGTGCTGGATCGGCGCCAGACGCTGGCCGAGCTGTCGGCATCGGCGGACGGTCCCCTTGCGGCGCCGAAGCCCGAAGAGCGGGCCCGCGCCTCGGTGATTGCGCTGGGCGTGCTGAGGCAGCTGGAACGGCTGGACGCGGTGCTGTCCCCGATGCTGCGCAAGCCGCCGCCCCCGCCGGTGCACCATGCGCTGCGCATCGCCGCGTGGGAGGTGCTGGTCGATGGCGTGGCGGATTATGCCGCGGTCGATGGCGCGGTGCGGCTGGTGCAGGGCCTGCACAAGCACCGGCACCTGACGGGGTTGACCAACGCGGTGGCCCGCAGGCTTGCCCGCGAGGGGGCCGAGGCATGGGCCGCGTTGCCACCGCCGTCGCGGCCCGTGGGCTGGCTCGGCCCCCGCATCGTCAAGGCCTGGGGCCGGGAAGCCGCCGCCGCGATCGCAGAGGCACATCTGGGCCAGCCCCCGCTCGACCTGACGCCGCGGACGCCGGCCGAGGCGGCAGCCCTTGCCGAGACGCTGGGGGCGGAGCTTCTGCCCACTGGCAGCCTGCGCCTGCGCATGCCCGGTCAGGTCAGCGCACTGCCCGGCTACGCCGAGGGCGCGTGGTGGGTGCAGGACGCCGCCGCCGCGCTGCCGGTGCGGCTGCTCGGGGATGTGCGGGGGCTGCGGATTGTCGATCTTTGCGCCGCGCCGGGCGGCAAGACGATGCAGCTGGCGGCAGCCGGGGCCGAGGTGGAGGCCGTCGATCTGTCCGCGCCGCGGATGGAGCGGGTGCGCGAGAACCTCGGCCGGACGAGGCTGCCCGCGCAGGTGGTGGTCGCGGATGCGCTCGACTGGGCGCCAGATGCGCCGGTCGATGTGGTGGTGCTCGATGCGCCCTGCTCGGCCACCGGCACGCTGCGGCGCCACCCCGACCTGCCACATGCGCGTCCCGACCCGGACATCCGACCGCTGCTCGAGTTGCAGGCGCGGCTGATCGACCGGGCGCTTGGCTGGCTCAAGCCCGGCGGGCGGCTTCTGTACTGCACCTGTTCGCTGCTGCCCGAAGAGGGCGAGCGCCAGATCGAGCATGCGCGCGACCGCCATCCCGGCCTGCGCGTGGCCGGCGCAGTGCCGCCCGAGGGGCTGGAGCCGGGCTGGATCACCGATGCCGGCCACCTGCGGCTGCGGCCCGACTACTGGTCCGGGCGGGGCGGGATGGACGGTTTTTTTGCCACGGTCCTGTCGCGGGACTGA
- a CDS encoding heparinase II/III family protein yields the protein MSQPLSVLLDAAARLAARRAEARIRARLKRLSEGVRFDGLVHLPAARDFGDFNAARAVLKGELAIGGYRAALRDLTPWDVALPSPRLSWALHGFAWLDDFEALGGKQARARAQGWTLGWIDRFADGAGPGWAPHVVAGRLRRLLTQLDFLAKGLAEDRRERIEGLLPLHVAYLAETWEEEADDAPRLAALCGLLTGAVCLAGQGAHVSRALESVAGFCDERITAQGGLACRNPEALLSVFRDLLAIRAVLADTGRRPLPQLEDALQRIAPTLRALRHGDGRLARFHGASGGGDGVLDRALAEARIRTRPTDAPAMGFVRLHGGRVTVIADCARPPERSDTGHASTLGFEMSSGRRPVIVNTGPAVGHMPDWARAARTTAAHNTLALDKTSSSRLGPARVAGRPGFDALQTRPSLVSLARAEDASGMWIQVRHDGYLEDYGLVHERRLFVGSLGHQVHGEDVLLSPDEKSRRRFASRIRGASKLGVGLAIHFHLHPEVEAELIRQTDSVRLRLKSGEVWLFRHEGGLMDLEASVYLDPALAAPLPARQIVVRSRATTHSAQISWSLLRENVAPRAPRDVAGDLGIDTGSEGSH from the coding sequence TTGTCCCAGCCCCTGTCCGTCCTGCTTGACGCCGCCGCAAGGCTGGCCGCGCGCCGTGCCGAGGCGCGGATCCGCGCGCGGCTCAAGCGGCTGTCGGAAGGGGTGCGCTTCGACGGGCTGGTGCATCTGCCCGCCGCCCGCGACTTCGGCGACTTCAACGCCGCCCGCGCGGTGCTGAAGGGGGAACTTGCCATCGGCGGCTACCGCGCGGCCCTGCGCGACCTGACGCCCTGGGACGTGGCCCTGCCATCGCCACGGCTGAGCTGGGCGTTGCACGGCTTTGCCTGGCTCGACGATTTCGAGGCGCTGGGCGGCAAGCAGGCCCGCGCCCGCGCGCAGGGCTGGACGCTGGGCTGGATCGACCGTTTCGCCGACGGCGCCGGGCCGGGCTGGGCGCCGCATGTGGTGGCCGGGCGGCTGCGCCGGCTGCTGACGCAACTCGATTTCCTGGCCAAGGGGCTGGCCGAGGATCGTCGGGAGCGGATCGAAGGCCTGCTGCCGCTTCACGTCGCCTATCTTGCCGAGACCTGGGAAGAAGAGGCTGACGACGCGCCCCGGCTTGCCGCGCTGTGCGGGCTGTTGACCGGGGCGGTCTGCCTTGCCGGGCAGGGGGCGCATGTTTCCCGCGCGCTCGAGTCGGTGGCCGGGTTCTGCGACGAACGCATCACCGCGCAGGGCGGTCTGGCCTGCCGCAACCCCGAGGCGTTGCTGTCGGTGTTCCGCGATCTTCTGGCGATCCGTGCGGTGCTGGCCGATACCGGCCGCAGACCGCTTCCGCAACTCGAGGACGCGCTCCAGCGGATTGCGCCGACGCTGCGCGCGCTTCGCCATGGCGATGGCCGCCTGGCGCGGTTCCACGGCGCCTCGGGCGGCGGGGATGGCGTGCTCGACCGTGCGCTGGCCGAGGCGCGCATCCGCACCCGGCCGACGGACGCCCCGGCGATGGGGTTCGTGCGGCTGCATGGCGGGCGCGTCACGGTGATCGCCGATTGCGCCCGCCCGCCTGAACGCTCGGACACGGGCCATGCCAGCACGCTTGGCTTCGAGATGTCCTCGGGCCGGCGGCCGGTCATCGTCAACACGGGGCCGGCGGTCGGCCACATGCCCGACTGGGCACGCGCGGCGCGCACGACCGCCGCGCACAACACGCTTGCTCTCGACAAGACGTCGTCCTCGCGGCTGGGGCCGGCGCGCGTTGCCGGGCGGCCGGGGTTCGACGCGCTTCAGACGCGGCCCTCGCTGGTGTCGCTGGCGCGGGCCGAGGACGCCAGCGGCATGTGGATCCAGGTCCGCCATGACGGCTACCTGGAGGATTACGGCCTGGTGCACGAGCGGCGCCTGTTCGTGGGATCCCTCGGGCATCAGGTGCATGGCGAGGATGTGCTGCTGTCGCCGGACGAGAAGTCGCGCCGCCGCTTCGCCAGCCGGATCCGCGGCGCCTCGAAGCTTGGCGTGGGGCTGGCGATCCATTTCCACCTGCACCCGGAGGTCGAGGCAGAGCTGATCCGGCAGACCGACAGCGTCCGCCTGCGGCTGAAAAGCGGCGAGGTCTGGCTGTTCCGTCACGAGGGCGGGCTGATGGACCTGGAGGCGAGCGTCTACCTGGACCCGGCGCTTGCCGCGCCGCTGCCCGCGCGCCAGATCGTGGTGCGCAGCCGCGCCACGACCCATTCGGCGCAGATCAGCTGGTCGTTGTTGCGCGAGAACGTCGCGCCGCGCGCACCGCGCGATGTTGCCGGGGATCTTGGCATTGACACCGGGTCGGAGGGGAGTCACTAG
- a CDS encoding M16 family metallopeptidase — MLRSLFAMVLVVLAAVPLRAATDIVEVVSPGGITAWLVEEPSIPMLAIEARFEGGAALDPDDRLGVARLMAGLLDEGAGDLDNLGFAAATQAAATSFGFSAGRSAISVSATMLTENRAESVDLLALALTQPAFDPVAIERVRAQALSGLRADATDPNAIAGRAMDAALYGDHPFARPTDGTLETVAAITRDDLLAAHGRSLARDRLTVGVVGDITPEELGPLLDRIFGGLPATGPELPPPAKVSGAGGVHVVPFDTPQAVIRVAQPGIADGDPDLFPALIAAEVLGGGGFRSRLTQELREERGLTYGVFAGLRTDADAPAIVGGLATANATAGQALDLLRAEWARMAETGITAQELEETKRYLTGAYPLRFDGNGRIASILVGMQVSGWPIDYPQTRNDRVEAVTLEQVNRVAARLFAPEALTVVVVGQPEGVTPTQ; from the coding sequence ATGCTGCGATCCCTTTTCGCGATGGTGCTGGTGGTGCTGGCGGCGGTCCCGCTCAGGGCCGCGACCGATATCGTCGAGGTGGTCTCGCCCGGTGGCATCACCGCCTGGCTGGTCGAAGAGCCCAGCATACCGATGCTGGCCATCGAGGCGCGGTTCGAGGGGGGCGCCGCGCTGGACCCGGATGACCGGCTGGGCGTGGCCCGTCTGATGGCGGGGCTGCTGGACGAGGGGGCGGGCGATCTGGACAACCTGGGATTTGCCGCGGCGACCCAGGCGGCGGCGACGAGTTTCGGGTTCAGCGCGGGGCGGTCCGCGATCTCGGTCTCGGCCACGATGCTGACCGAGAACCGGGCGGAAAGCGTGGATCTTCTGGCGCTGGCGCTGACGCAGCCGGCCTTCGATCCGGTGGCGATCGAGCGGGTGCGCGCGCAGGCGCTGTCCGGGCTGCGTGCCGATGCGACGGACCCGAACGCCATCGCCGGACGGGCGATGGACGCGGCGCTTTACGGCGATCACCCCTTCGCGCGCCCGACGGATGGAACCCTGGAGACCGTGGCCGCCATCACGCGCGACGATCTGCTGGCCGCTCATGGCCGCAGCCTTGCGCGGGACCGGCTGACCGTCGGCGTCGTCGGCGACATCACGCCCGAGGAACTTGGCCCGCTGCTCGACCGCATCTTCGGTGGGCTGCCCGCGACCGGACCCGAGTTGCCGCCGCCGGCCAAGGTCAGCGGTGCGGGGGGCGTCCATGTCGTCCCCTTCGACACGCCACAGGCGGTGATCCGCGTGGCGCAGCCCGGTATCGCCGATGGCGACCCGGATCTGTTTCCGGCGCTGATCGCGGCCGAGGTGCTGGGCGGTGGCGGGTTCCGCTCGCGCCTGACGCAGGAATTGCGGGAAGAGCGGGGCCTGACCTATGGCGTGTTCGCCGGGCTGCGCACGGATGCCGATGCGCCCGCCATCGTGGGCGGGCTTGCGACGGCCAACGCGACGGCGGGGCAGGCGCTGGATCTGCTGCGGGCCGAATGGGCACGCATGGCCGAGACCGGCATAACGGCGCAGGAACTCGAGGAGACCAAGCGCTACCTGACGGGCGCCTATCCGCTGCGCTTTGACGGCAATGGGCGGATCGCGTCGATCCTGGTGGGCATGCAGGTGTCGGGCTGGCCGATCGACTACCCCCAGACCCGCAATGACCGGGTAGAGGCGGTGACGCTGGAGCAGGTGAACCGGGTGGCGGCAAGGCTGTTCGCCCCGGAGGCCCTGACCGTGGTGGTCGTGGGCCAGCCCGAGGGCGTCACACCGACCCAGTAA
- the purH gene encoding bifunctional phosphoribosylaminoimidazolecarboxamide formyltransferase/IMP cyclohydrolase, with protein sequence MPTAADRVTPKRALISVSDKTGLIELGQALAGHGIELVSTGGTAKALREAGLAVRDVAELTGFPEMMDGRVKTLHPMVHGGLLALRDDAAHVAAMKDHGILPIDILVVNLYPFEATVARGAAADEVIENIDIGGPAMIRAAAKNHAHVAVVTEAGDYGLLLETLAANGGATTQDLRTRLAARAYARTAAYDAAVSAWMADHAGEDVPHRRAIAGELAQSLRYGENPHQKAAFYIGGHARSGVATARQLQGKELSYNNINDTDAAFELVAEFAPDEGPAVAIIKHANPCGVARGASLAEAYRAAFDCDRTSAFGGIVALNQPLDAETAAEIVKIFTEVVIAPKVTAEAAKVFAAKPNLRLLETGGLPDPAAAGLVWRQVAGGYLVQDRDNGRVQASGLKVVTERAPTASELADMMFAWRVAKHVKSNAIVYARDGATVGIGAGQMSRVDSARIAARKAADMAEALGLPGRPTEGSALASDAFFPFADGLQAAIDAGATAVIQPGGSMRDQEVIDAANAAGLAMVFTGMRHFRH encoded by the coding sequence ATGCCGACCGCCGCCGACCGCGTCACCCCCAAGCGCGCCCTGATCTCGGTTTCCGACAAGACAGGCCTGATCGAACTGGGCCAGGCGCTGGCCGGTCACGGGATCGAACTGGTCTCGACCGGGGGCACCGCGAAGGCGCTGCGCGAGGCGGGCCTGGCGGTCCGCGATGTGGCCGAGCTGACGGGTTTTCCCGAGATGATGGACGGGCGGGTCAAGACGTTGCACCCGATGGTCCATGGCGGCCTGCTGGCGCTGCGCGACGACGCGGCCCATGTCGCGGCGATGAAGGACCACGGCATCCTGCCGATCGATATCCTGGTCGTGAACCTGTACCCGTTCGAGGCGACGGTCGCGCGCGGTGCCGCGGCCGACGAGGTGATCGAGAACATCGACATCGGCGGCCCGGCGATGATCCGCGCGGCGGCCAAGAACCACGCCCATGTCGCGGTGGTGACGGAAGCCGGCGATTATGGCCTTCTGCTCGAGACGCTGGCCGCGAACGGTGGCGCCACGACGCAGGACCTGCGCACGCGGCTTGCCGCCCGCGCCTATGCCCGCACCGCGGCCTATGACGCCGCCGTATCGGCCTGGATGGCCGATCACGCGGGCGAGGATGTGCCCCACCGCCGCGCCATCGCGGGCGAGCTGGCCCAGAGCCTGCGCTACGGCGAGAACCCGCACCAGAAGGCCGCCTTCTACATCGGCGGGCATGCCCGGTCCGGCGTCGCCACCGCGCGGCAGCTTCAGGGCAAGGAACTGTCCTACAACAACATCAACGACACCGACGCCGCCTTCGAACTGGTTGCCGAATTCGCCCCCGACGAGGGTCCGGCGGTTGCCATCATCAAGCACGCCAATCCCTGTGGCGTGGCCCGCGGCGCGTCGCTGGCCGAGGCGTATCGCGCCGCCTTCGACTGCGACCGGACCTCGGCCTTCGGCGGGATCGTTGCCCTGAACCAGCCGCTCGACGCGGAAACCGCGGCCGAGATCGTGAAGATCTTCACCGAGGTGGTGATCGCCCCCAAGGTGACGGCAGAGGCGGCGAAGGTCTTTGCTGCAAAGCCCAACCTGCGCCTGCTGGAAACCGGCGGCCTGCCCGATCCTGCGGCGGCCGGGCTGGTGTGGCGGCAGGTCGCCGGCGGCTACCTGGTGCAGGACCGCGACAACGGGCGGGTGCAGGCCTCGGGGCTGAAGGTGGTGACGGAGCGCGCCCCCACGGCGTCGGAACTGGCCGACATGATGTTCGCCTGGCGCGTCGCCAAGCATGTGAAGTCCAACGCCATCGTCTATGCCCGCGACGGGGCGACGGTGGGCATCGGTGCAGGCCAGATGAGCCGGGTGGACAGCGCCCGCATCGCTGCGCGCAAGGCCGCCGACATGGCCGAGGCGCTGGGCCTGCCGGGCCGCCCGACCGAGGGATCGGCGCTGGCCTCGGATGCGTTCTTCCCCTTTGCCGACGGGCTTCAGGCGGCGATCGACGCAGGCGCGACGGCCGTGATCCAGCCGGGCGGATCGATGCGTGACCAGGAGGTGATCGACGCCGCCAACGCCGCCGGGCTGGCCATGGTCTTTACCGGCATGCGGCATTTCCGGCACTGA
- a CDS encoding DUF3035 domain-containing protein, which translates to MAPQFYRVAALIAVAVLAGCGGGAGDDRTLIDRIASSSNVAPNEFAVLPQKPLVLPDDLTALPEPVPGATSRADLTPNADALRALSGQDGRAAPIGSDNALLATVGAGQARPDIRAVLAAEDAAYREDNRGLPLDRLLGRVTERDIYEDELLDPEAELRRLRAQGVWVPQLPAEQ; encoded by the coding sequence ATGGCGCCTCAATTCTATCGCGTGGCGGCCCTGATCGCGGTGGCCGTGCTTGCGGGCTGCGGCGGTGGCGCGGGCGATGACCGGACGCTGATCGACAGGATTGCCTCCAGCAGCAATGTCGCACCGAACGAGTTCGCGGTGCTCCCGCAAAAGCCGCTTGTGCTTCCGGATGACCTGACGGCCCTGCCGGAACCGGTGCCGGGCGCGACCAGCCGCGCGGATCTGACACCGAACGCCGACGCCTTGCGCGCGCTGAGCGGGCAGGACGGGCGCGCAGCGCCGATCGGATCGGACAACGCGCTGCTTGCGACGGTCGGTGCCGGGCAGGCGCGGCCCGACATCCGCGCCGTACTGGCGGCCGAGGATGCGGCCTATCGCGAGGACAATCGCGGCCTGCCGCTCGACCGGTTGCTGGGCCGGGTGACCGAACGAGACATCTACGAGGACGAATTGCTGGACCCCGAGGCCGAGTTGCGCCGCCTGCGGGCGCAGGGCGTCTGGGTGCCCCAGCTTCCGGCCGAGCAATAA
- a CDS encoding M16 family metallopeptidase → MRLFRAVLILCLAPLAVLASTRDDVTSFTLDNGLEVVVIEDHRAAVVTHMLWYRVGSADEPPGKSGIAHFLEHLMFKGTENMDSGEFSRVVAENGGSGNAFTSWDYTGYFQRVAADRLGLMMQMEADRMRGLRLTPEEVETERGVILEERNLRVENDPLGIYSEQSRAAFYLNHPYGRPIIGWRHEIEALTREDALAFYRTYYAPNNAVLIVAGDVQPDAVRALAEEHYGPIEPTPDLPPRIRPAEPPQLAERRIVYRDARVSQPSVSRSYLAPVREAGDQERAAALAVLADLLGGGITSHLSRVLELEERVAIRTGASYSATALDPQGFTLFAVPAEGVSLDELEMRIDAAIARFLEEGPDPEDLERVKAGIRASEIYSLDSLQGRASTYGAALASGLTVADVQAWLPLLAEVEAEDVMEAARDVFDRRRSVTGHVMGAEG, encoded by the coding sequence ATGCGTCTTTTCCGTGCTGTCCTGATCCTGTGCCTTGCGCCGCTGGCGGTGCTCGCCTCGACCCGCGACGACGTGACGAGCTTCACGCTCGACAACGGGCTCGAGGTGGTGGTCATCGAGGATCACCGCGCCGCCGTGGTCACGCACATGCTCTGGTATCGCGTTGGCTCTGCCGACGAGCCGCCGGGCAAGTCCGGCATCGCGCATTTCCTCGAACATCTGATGTTCAAGGGCACCGAGAACATGGACTCGGGCGAGTTCAGCCGCGTGGTCGCCGAGAATGGCGGCAGCGGGAACGCCTTCACCTCGTGGGATTACACCGGCTATTTCCAGCGCGTCGCCGCCGACCGGCTGGGCCTGATGATGCAGATGGAGGCCGACCGGATGCGTGGCCTGCGCCTGACCCCCGAAGAGGTGGAAACCGAGCGCGGCGTGATCCTCGAGGAGCGCAACCTGCGGGTGGAGAACGATCCGCTGGGCATCTACAGCGAACAGTCGCGGGCGGCGTTCTACCTGAACCACCCTTACGGGCGGCCGATCATCGGCTGGCGCCACGAGATCGAGGCGCTCACCCGCGAGGATGCGCTGGCGTTCTACCGCACCTATTACGCGCCCAACAACGCCGTGCTGATCGTGGCGGGCGACGTGCAGCCCGACGCGGTTCGGGCGCTGGCCGAGGAGCATTACGGCCCGATCGAGCCCACCCCGGACCTGCCGCCGCGCATCCGTCCGGCCGAGCCGCCGCAACTGGCCGAGCGGCGCATCGTCTATCGCGACGCGCGGGTCAGCCAGCCTTCGGTGTCGCGCAGCTACCTTGCGCCGGTGCGCGAGGCGGGCGACCAGGAACGCGCCGCGGCGCTGGCGGTGCTGGCCGATCTTCTGGGCGGGGGGATCACCTCGCACCTGTCGCGGGTGCTGGAACTGGAGGAGCGGGTCGCCATCCGCACCGGCGCGTCCTATTCCGCGACCGCGCTGGATCCGCAGGGCTTCACCCTGTTCGCGGTGCCGGCCGAGGGGGTCAGCCTGGACGAACTGGAAATGCGGATCGACGCGGCGATAGCCCGTTTTCTGGAAGAGGGGCCCGACCCGGAGGATCTTGAAAGGGTCAAGGCCGGCATCCGCGCAAGCGAGATCTACAGCCTCGACAGCCTGCAGGGGCGGGCCTCGACCTATGGCGCGGCCCTGGCGAGCGGCCTGACCGTGGCGGATGTGCAGGCGTGGCTTCCGCTGCTGGCCGAGGTCGAGGCGGAGGACGTGATGGAAGCCGCACGCGACGTTTTCGACCGCCGCCGTTCGGTGACGGGCCATGTCATGGGGGCCGAAGGATGA
- the lspA gene encoding signal peptidase II yields the protein MRGLSLLGVTALLVLALDRLTKLWVVEWMDLKTRFAIEVLPPFLQFRMAWNRGINFGLMGSDAEAMRWGLAALAVAVSVGLAWWARRAGGLYVPLAGGLIVGGALGNAWDRVTYGAVADFLNMSCCGIDNPFSFNVADAAIFVGAVALIFMPDPGKRADRT from the coding sequence ATGCGCGGCCTTTCCCTTCTCGGCGTGACCGCGCTTCTGGTCCTGGCCCTCGACCGGCTGACGAAGCTGTGGGTGGTCGAGTGGATGGATCTCAAGACCCGGTTCGCCATCGAGGTGCTGCCGCCGTTCCTGCAATTCCGCATGGCCTGGAACCGCGGCATCAATTTCGGGCTGATGGGCAGCGATGCCGAGGCGATGCGCTGGGGGCTGGCGGCCCTGGCCGTCGCGGTCTCGGTCGGGCTTGCCTGGTGGGCGCGCCGCGCCGGCGGGCTCTATGTGCCCCTTGCAGGCGGCCTGATCGTGGGCGGCGCGCTGGGAAATGCCTGGGACCGCGTCACCTATGGGGCAGTCGCGGATTTCCTGAACATGAGCTGCTGCGGCATCGACAACCCCTTCTCGTTCAACGTGGCCGACGCCGCGATCTTCGTGGGCGCCGTGGCGCTGATCTTCATGCCGGACCCGGGCAAGCGCGCAGACAGGACGTGA